TATTTACAcctgtaaaaacaaatatgttaaagaCTGAAAATCATAAAACGAGAAGAAAAATCATCGTCATCATGCATATATAAATTTACGCAGTTTATTAAGAATTGGCACTTACTAGGGACATGCGCAAAaggtggcgggattaaacatgttttgtgagatctcaaccctccccttcaTATCTTCGAGTCTCGATAGAAATAGGAGCCACTCGATCCACACTAAAATTTTGCGTACGCAGTTGTTTATGATGTTGGgatgttttctttatataggaTTTTGTGCGGCTCCAACAATATGTGTTTTATTTGGTAAACTGACCTGGTGAACAGAGATGGTAATTCTAAGACCTGGTTCTCAGTACCCTTTTGGTTCCCATTATGTATCAAATTTGATTTTAAGTTGTCAATAAAACGTTATTTTTTGTGCCTCCCAACAGCACTGAATGTGTTCAAAGCTTCATtccattttgaaatatatttattcataatttAACAACAGATTACAAcatagttgggttttttttttgggagaATTGTATGTTGTCATCTTGTATACTAAAATAACTACCTTGCTGAATGTTGCTGTAGttgtgaaaatacaaaataaaggtCTACCTCTAGCAGGAGGGTGATattttattagtattattattTGACATTTTAGATAACAAAATATATGACTGATACCACAGTAATATAACATCTCGACCTCGATGGTCGGTCGAACAAAATCAAATGGTATGCAGAACTTTATGTTTCCAGAAGATAGAATTACCTAAGCTAGTCGGCATCGAATACTATAGATGACATAGTACACAGTACTGGTACAGATGTTACTAGTGTTTATGATTGTGTGTATGCGTACAACGAAAGGAAGGCATAGATTTTTGATAACCCCTACTATATACTTCtgttttcatttaaattaaaaatcagaTGATCGTCCTGCTTTCTTGCTGTCACTAGTTATTCGCAGTGTGTATACAAAATATAGTTTGTTCTATTCTGTAGGTGATACTTTTTGCAACTGTTTACCTTGTATATTACATTTTTGTAACATAATTTACGttattattttagatttatgcAACAACCATCAACGATACAAAAAGGACAACGAGGTGCTAAACCACATAACAAGTGTGATATACCTTTATTTTCGTCATCAAATCGATTCCAGTATTCGAGTCTAAAAGATGAGCCATCAGAagataaaacacaacaaaaaccTCCTCCTCTTAGTCCTGCAATAAATGAGATTCATCATGAATTGGAAAATCACAGACATCTAAAGAGACAAAGCCCAACAGACATTTCAAAGCCTTCTGGTAGAAATTCGTCAAAATATTTGCAATCAAAAACTCTTGATATTGAAAACTATGAACATACTGCTTATCAGTTAGGAAATGGAGACAtgtcaaattcaaattttaaacaatcATCACCAAACTTTCATATTCCATCCACCTCATATGAGAAAAGTAAGGCATCGAAACTACCACCGCTTATGGTCAGGGCGAATGTGACTAACGATGTTAAATATTCTCCTGATGTAAAACTCAATCTGGGTGTTTATGGAATGCATAGTCCATTAAGCTTTCATCAAAACAATAAACATCATGTAATTAATGATTCTTTAAAGCAGCAATACTTTGAGGGAATGACTTCCCCAACTTTTTCAAGAAATCAATTTAATGATGACCCTCAGGACGAACCAGAAGACCTGTCCTTTTCACCAAAGAAACAACGACTCGACTCGGAATCAAATTCCGGCAAAATGTCTCCTTCAGATGAAGAACAAGAACATATTTCTAAAGAAGAAGAGAACAATATATTACCATtgttgattaattataaaaagacTGCTATCAGCACAAACAGCTGACCCTATAGTTAGCTGAGCAACTTTTTTCGtacttttttaaatactttttgtaatattattgttttatatgtaatTTCGCTGTGATAACCACGAGAAATATTTGGTGCAGTACATTGTACTATATGAAATGCATTGAACATAAGTGCTCTAGTGATACTAGGATATTTTGATATCAGAACATTATACGTAaatttactttaattactatCACTGAGATGGATGGATGGATGtatgtttaacgtccagtggcaaatttgATATGATAATGAACCCTGATTTGTACCACGGAAcgttttaaaaaatgacaaatcgTCTCCCCgtttagtatttttttaataaataagtattttaaggtggtacctaacactttcactaaaattaatttggctcgtttaattttaattaaattttgaaaaagtatttactttgaccctttaacaaaaatataaaaatttccaaaattttgaaccaaccgttttgtcagaaaaaatacactggttatatagcagtttgacaaacaccaatttcgatcattaagaagcttaatattccctatacaacacaacgtaattaaaacgtttagctgactttacagagttatctccctgtagtgttaggtaccaccttaaatataatttatataaaatcaagGAACATTTACATGGCGATTATAATACTCTTTATCCTTTCGAGGTTATGAAAaactatgttttaatatttttaattaaatctttataaatttatttcaaaaccaGTATTTCTCGTGTTGCTTTAGTTAATGCAATCTTAGATTTATCGTAGTTTTGTACCTTTTCATATATCAACAAGGTATGAAACGAGATGATTTAAACGCTTACGCCTTATTGTGGTTGTGCAAGTTCTCAAATTCCATGCAAGACAGATTATCGGTTTTTATGTATACCACCACTTCTAAGACAAATCTTTAAACATACACAGTGTTAAAAAcatttgtatgatatatttattaaacTATCAATAATGAacttttgatgaggtaaaacaTAAGTTACACGTTGACCTG
Above is a window of Mytilus galloprovincialis chromosome 7, xbMytGall1.hap1.1, whole genome shotgun sequence DNA encoding:
- the LOC143082894 gene encoding uncharacterized protein LOC143082894 isoform X6 encodes the protein MSSMCSGGATVPMSPFHIKAEPISPLLHPLVFTSANTQTTSMHAPSIPRPCVPILPRTQSTILPPSCSNPINSNKSFSNTVSTVPGSILSPASSTVDTESASSDNGSVSDPEGHENDSRPTEPTNERFLPTTIKTEIQHSIQSAFQPLNNNTRPESGTECRLLWEFIHQLLQNPMFSQLVCWESEKELIFRINNPTGLAHMWGKQKNRTNMTYEKLSRALRYYYRMNIIKKVSGKRLTYKFMQQPSTIQKGQRGAKPHNKCDIPLFSSSNRFQYSSLKDEPSEDKTQQKPPPLSPAINEIHHELENHRHLKRQSPTDISKPSGRNSSKYLQSKTLDIENYEHTAYQLGNGDMSNSNFKQSSPNFHIPSTSYEKSKASKLPPLMVRANVTNDVKYSPDVKLNLGVYGMHSPLSFHQNNKHHVINDSLKQQYFEGMTSPTFSRNQFNDDPQDEPEDLSFSPKKQRLDSESNSGKMSPSDEEQEHISKEEENNILPLLINYKKTAISTNS